The Streptomyces kanamyceticus genome window below encodes:
- a CDS encoding ATP-binding protein produces MSATPPELPQFAPQQRTFSPHSASVGMARTFVLKTLTEWGVEGRSEDVQYCVSELATNALIHGSSAAGFSVQLNIGDDLIRIEVGDLSAEMPQTATPDCESDGGRGLLLVASFADMWGVEPDPRGGKTVWTEFKVAGLQRVPSGAAL; encoded by the coding sequence ATGTCAGCAACTCCACCTGAACTGCCTCAATTTGCCCCACAGCAAAGAACGTTCAGCCCCCATTCCGCATCTGTGGGTATGGCGCGGACGTTTGTCCTGAAGACGCTTACGGAATGGGGCGTGGAAGGTCGGTCCGAGGATGTGCAGTACTGCGTCTCGGAGCTTGCGACGAACGCCTTGATTCACGGATCCAGCGCAGCAGGGTTCTCGGTTCAGCTGAACATCGGTGACGACCTGATCCGGATAGAAGTAGGCGATCTCAGCGCGGAGATGCCGCAGACCGCCACCCCGGACTGCGAGAGCGACGGCGGTCGAGGACTACTCCTCGTCGCCTCCTTCGCTGACATGTGGGGGGTGGAACCGGACCCACGGGGCGGCAAGACCGTTTGGACCGAGTTCAAGGTTGCCGGTCTTCAACGTGTGCCGAGTGGAGCGGCTCTGTGA
- a CDS encoding 5-formyltetrahydrofolate cyclo-ligase, giving the protein MRTQVDAEKQRVRERVWQTLDARGAALDDTTHGRIPNFIGSQAAADRLAELSAWRDARVIKAVPDKAQLPARARALAEGKTVFMAVPKLADARPFYLLDPAKLSVSPNEAASSKVAASVAPRVGVSALGPVDMVVVGSVAVNRQGVRIGKGAGYSDLEFAFLMEAGLISDRTVVVSTVHSLQVLDEELPATEHDFGVDLIVTPDEVISCPAPHRPSGLVWAHLDADKIASIPVLAARAPAHDR; this is encoded by the coding sequence GTGCGCACACAGGTGGATGCCGAGAAGCAACGAGTTCGCGAGCGTGTCTGGCAGACGCTCGATGCGAGGGGTGCCGCCCTCGACGACACCACGCACGGCCGGATCCCGAACTTCATCGGCTCGCAGGCCGCAGCGGACCGTCTCGCTGAACTTTCGGCCTGGCGAGACGCGCGAGTCATCAAGGCAGTGCCCGACAAGGCGCAGTTGCCCGCACGGGCGCGTGCTCTTGCCGAGGGCAAGACGGTGTTCATGGCCGTTCCGAAGCTCGCCGACGCACGGCCGTTCTACCTTCTCGATCCGGCGAAGCTGTCCGTATCGCCGAACGAGGCAGCATCGAGCAAGGTGGCTGCCAGTGTGGCGCCGCGAGTGGGTGTCTCGGCACTGGGCCCCGTGGACATGGTTGTTGTCGGAAGCGTTGCGGTGAATCGTCAGGGCGTACGCATCGGAAAGGGCGCGGGCTATTCGGATCTGGAGTTCGCCTTCCTGATGGAAGCAGGTCTCATCAGCGACCGGACTGTCGTCGTGTCGACGGTCCACTCCCTCCAAGTACTCGACGAGGAGTTGCCAGCCACTGAGCACGACTTCGGTGTAGACCTGATCGTCACCCCCGACGAAGTCATCTCCTGTCCTGCGCCCCACCGACCGTCCGGACTGGTGTGGGCGCATCTGGACGCGGACAAGATCGCGTCCATCCCTGTGCTTGCAGCACGGGCTCCGGCGCACGATCGATGA
- a CDS encoding DUF6302 family protein — MMHDLGTKDHPPANAVVMAPREAYDFDYYAQRIADPELLVKSVAVRMVRMPLLAVPVGGTRRGGYFPVPCFCLGLAVRDVLQGQPGFWDLRLGSALYPEGEAVEWGERPPEFPPCPDADADSALGRFYGYSDAAIQQYTAARRARALITPASCSVFSFSPEQPPV, encoded by the coding sequence ATGATGCATGACCTCGGGACCAAAGATCACCCGCCTGCGAACGCTGTCGTGATGGCTCCGCGGGAGGCGTACGACTTCGACTACTACGCGCAGCGGATCGCGGACCCGGAACTGCTGGTGAAGAGCGTGGCGGTGCGCATGGTTCGCATGCCGCTGCTTGCGGTCCCGGTCGGTGGGACACGCCGTGGGGGGTACTTCCCGGTGCCATGTTTCTGCCTGGGGCTGGCGGTGCGTGACGTGCTCCAAGGCCAGCCGGGCTTTTGGGACTTGCGGTTGGGTTCGGCGTTGTACCCGGAGGGCGAAGCCGTCGAGTGGGGTGAGCGCCCGCCGGAGTTCCCTCCGTGCCCTGACGCCGATGCGGATTCCGCCTTGGGGCGCTTCTACGGCTACAGCGACGCTGCCATCCAGCAGTACACCGCGGCCCGGCGCGCTCGGGCGCTAATCACTCCCGCCTCCTGCTCAGTGTTCTCGTTCTCGCCCGAGCAGCCCCCTGTCTGA
- a CDS encoding helix-turn-helix transcriptional regulator, whose product MALKRHRLERRRKAVGFTHEALADELHVERSTVVRWAAGKSAPRPYMRPRLAQLLQVTVEELDDLLAITSDDDQPVGERTQYAMRHPSSVDLATVAELRDDMQKLGERYDREPSAVLLASAAEHASAVGFIAGDAPAGRVQREMRSLQADAATFMGQLVWDASQRHDHETAKTYYLEGAEVARHLRDPNAEGHALLRISYVALYGAANYREGLGLARQAARTSRRTSHVITGLSLLHAAEAHAYLGEARDCEHALVDAEKHLERSHDTDAAHELFSPTHISRLAGSCYLSLGDFRRAERLLAQTADELHDRRKSRAIVLGNLALARIRQGELDAALVAFSTAVNELHSTRGGGGMNVVFRAARELRPWRNELTVQEAQDQLMALMEAT is encoded by the coding sequence ATGGCGTTGAAACGACACCGCCTGGAGCGCCGACGTAAAGCAGTGGGTTTCACCCACGAAGCTCTGGCGGACGAACTGCATGTGGAGCGGTCCACTGTCGTGCGATGGGCTGCCGGAAAATCTGCGCCCCGCCCCTATATGAGGCCGCGCCTCGCGCAGTTGCTCCAAGTGACCGTTGAGGAACTGGACGACCTTCTCGCCATCACGTCAGACGACGATCAACCGGTCGGCGAGCGAACTCAGTACGCCATGCGGCATCCGTCGAGCGTCGACCTCGCCACTGTCGCCGAGCTGCGAGATGACATGCAAAAGCTTGGTGAGCGCTATGACCGTGAGCCGTCAGCCGTGCTTCTGGCCAGCGCGGCTGAGCACGCCAGCGCCGTCGGGTTCATTGCCGGAGACGCACCTGCGGGCCGAGTCCAGAGAGAGATGCGAAGCCTCCAAGCGGACGCCGCGACCTTCATGGGGCAGCTCGTCTGGGACGCCTCCCAGCGACATGACCACGAGACAGCTAAGACGTACTACTTGGAGGGCGCGGAGGTCGCGCGCCATCTGCGGGACCCCAACGCAGAGGGGCACGCGCTCTTGCGCATCTCCTATGTCGCCCTCTACGGAGCGGCGAACTACCGGGAGGGTCTCGGCCTAGCGCGCCAAGCCGCACGCACGTCTCGACGTACGAGTCACGTCATCACCGGACTATCGCTCTTGCACGCGGCAGAAGCGCACGCGTACTTGGGCGAGGCGCGGGATTGCGAGCATGCCCTTGTGGATGCCGAGAAGCACTTGGAGCGGAGTCACGACACCGATGCCGCACACGAGTTGTTCTCGCCCACGCACATCAGCCGCCTCGCCGGATCTTGCTACCTGTCACTGGGCGACTTCCGCCGAGCCGAACGGCTGCTGGCCCAGACCGCGGACGAGCTGCACGACCGGCGGAAGTCGCGGGCTATCGTCCTAGGCAATCTGGCCCTGGCCAGGATCCGGCAGGGCGAACTCGACGCGGCGCTCGTCGCATTCAGTACTGCCGTAAACGAACTGCACAGCACACGTGGAGGTGGTGGGATGAACGTTGTCTTCCGTGCCGCCCGAGAGCTGCGTCCGTGGCGCAACGAGCTGACGGTTCAGGAAGCCCAGGATCAGCTCATGGCGTTGATGGAAGCGACGTGA